A DNA window from Streptomyces canus contains the following coding sequences:
- a CDS encoding lysylphosphatidylglycerol synthase domain-containing protein yields the protein MKPQGVHPEDAESTSDASSRPETADADGKDTDACVEEVHVDEVERDEPLLPARVHRPSDLMRLLVGVLAVVVLLAIAAFAHGTTSGLEQDINKGTGQAPDLLIKIAGLASSIAILLVPVAFAIERLIKRDGLRIADGVLAAVLAHGVTLATDLWVAKAAPGSIQEALTQPSPGDIHALTDPVHGYLAPVIAYMTAVGMSRRPRWRAVLWIVLMLDAFSMLVTGYTTPFSIILTVLIGWTVAYGTLYAVGSPNVRPTGQTLIAGLRTVGFHPVSAAREEASETAENSDRGRRYFVTLEDGPPLDVTVVDREQQAQGFFYRVWRNLTLRGFATRSSLQSLRQALEQEALLAYAAIAAGANAPKLIATSELGPDAVMLVYEHTGGRTLESLAEEEITDELLRNTWRQVQALQSRRIAHRRLAGDAILVDRSGAVILTDLRGGEIAASTLLLRMDVAQLVTTLGLLAGAERAVASAVSILGPDAVADCLPMLQPIALTRSTRATLRRLARERAQREREAVLDASHQAKQARLEEAPENARPELEKPDKKAVKAEARAEKRAIDEAIEEAREEDLLTQIRHQVLLIRPQAPVEPARLERVKPRTLISFIAGAIGAYFLLTQLTHIEFGPLVANAEWGWVAAAVLFSACSYFAAAMALLGFVPERVGFLRTVAAQVAGSFVKIVAPAAVGGVALNTRFLQRQGVRPGLAVASVGASQLFGLGCHIVMLLSFGYLTGTEKTPSLSPSRTVIAGLLTVAVLVLVVTSVPFLRKFVVTRVRSLFAGVVPRMLDVLQRPQKLVTGIGGMLLLTACFVMCLDASIRAFGQEGTSLSIASVAVVFLAGNALGSAAPTPGGVGAVEATLTVGLIAVGLPKEVAAPAVLLFRLLTLWLPVLPGWLAFNQLSRKGAL from the coding sequence ATGAAGCCACAGGGTGTGCACCCGGAGGACGCCGAGAGCACCTCTGACGCTTCGTCGCGCCCCGAGACCGCCGACGCGGACGGCAAGGACACCGACGCCTGCGTCGAGGAGGTGCACGTCGACGAGGTCGAACGCGACGAACCGCTGCTCCCCGCGCGCGTGCACCGGCCCTCCGACCTCATGCGACTGCTGGTCGGCGTGCTGGCCGTCGTCGTCCTGCTCGCGATCGCCGCGTTCGCGCACGGCACCACCTCCGGCCTCGAACAGGACATCAACAAGGGCACTGGTCAGGCGCCCGACCTGCTCATCAAGATCGCCGGTCTCGCCTCCAGCATCGCGATCCTCCTCGTCCCGGTCGCGTTCGCGATCGAGCGGCTGATCAAGCGCGACGGACTGCGGATCGCCGACGGCGTGCTCGCCGCGGTCCTCGCCCACGGTGTGACGCTCGCCACCGACCTGTGGGTCGCCAAGGCCGCCCCGGGCTCGATCCAGGAGGCGCTCACCCAGCCCTCCCCCGGCGACATCCACGCCCTCACCGACCCGGTGCACGGCTATCTGGCGCCCGTCATCGCCTATATGACGGCCGTCGGCATGTCCCGCAGGCCGCGCTGGCGGGCAGTGCTGTGGATCGTGCTGATGCTCGACGCGTTCTCGATGCTCGTCACCGGCTACACCACACCGTTCTCGATCATCCTGACGGTACTGATCGGGTGGACGGTCGCCTACGGGACGCTGTACGCGGTCGGCTCGCCCAATGTCCGGCCCACCGGGCAGACGCTGATCGCGGGTCTCAGGACCGTCGGTTTCCACCCGGTCAGCGCGGCCCGCGAGGAGGCCTCCGAGACCGCGGAGAACAGCGACCGCGGCCGGCGCTATTTCGTCACCCTGGAGGACGGCCCCCCGCTGGATGTGACGGTGGTCGACCGGGAGCAGCAGGCGCAGGGCTTCTTCTACCGCGTGTGGCGCAATCTCACGCTGCGCGGCTTCGCCACCCGCAGCAGCCTCCAGTCGCTCAGGCAGGCACTGGAGCAGGAGGCGCTGCTCGCCTACGCGGCCATCGCGGCAGGCGCCAACGCGCCCAAGCTGATCGCCACCTCCGAGCTCGGCCCCGACGCCGTGATGCTGGTCTACGAGCACACCGGCGGGCGCACGCTCGAGTCACTGGCCGAAGAGGAGATCACCGACGAACTGCTGCGCAACACCTGGCGTCAGGTGCAGGCGCTGCAGTCGCGGCGTATCGCGCACCGCAGGCTCGCGGGTGACGCGATTCTGGTGGATCGTTCCGGTGCGGTGATCCTCACCGATCTTCGTGGCGGCGAGATCGCGGCCAGCACCCTGCTGCTGCGCATGGACGTCGCCCAGCTGGTGACGACCCTGGGGCTGCTGGCCGGCGCGGAGCGCGCGGTGGCCTCGGCGGTCAGCATCCTCGGCCCCGACGCCGTGGCCGACTGTCTGCCGATGCTGCAGCCCATCGCGCTGACACGCTCCACGCGCGCGACGCTGCGCAGACTGGCCCGGGAGCGGGCCCAGCGCGAGCGTGAGGCGGTCCTGGATGCGTCCCACCAGGCCAAGCAGGCCCGTCTGGAGGAGGCGCCGGAGAACGCCAGACCCGAACTCGAGAAGCCCGACAAGAAGGCCGTCAAGGCGGAGGCGCGGGCCGAGAAGCGGGCCATCGACGAGGCCATCGAAGAGGCGCGCGAGGAGGACCTGCTGACGCAGATCCGCCACCAGGTGCTGCTGATCAGGCCACAGGCACCGGTCGAACCGGCTCGCCTGGAGCGGGTGAAGCCGCGCACGCTGATCAGCTTCATCGCGGGTGCCATCGGCGCGTACTTCCTGCTGACGCAGCTCACCCACATCGAGTTCGGGCCGCTCGTCGCCAACGCCGAGTGGGGCTGGGTCGCGGCTGCCGTGCTGTTCTCGGCGTGCAGCTACTTCGCCGCGGCCATGGCGCTGCTGGGCTTCGTGCCCGAGCGGGTGGGATTCCTGCGCACGGTCGCGGCCCAGGTCGCCGGTTCGTTCGTGAAGATCGTCGCGCCGGCCGCGGTCGGCGGTGTGGCACTCAACACGCGCTTCCTGCAGCGTCAGGGAGTGCGGCCGGGGCTCGCGGTGGCGAGTGTCGGCGCCTCGCAGTTGTTCGGGCTCGGCTGCCACATCGTGATGCTGCTGTCCTTCGGCTATCTGACCGGTACCGAGAAGACGCCGTCGCTGTCGCCGTCCCGAACGGTCATCGCGGGGCTGCTGACCGTGGCGGTGCTCGTGCTCGTGGTCACCTCGGTGCCGTTCCTCAGGAAGTTCGTCGTCACTCGCGTGAGGTCGCTGTTCGCGGGAGTCGTGCCGCGCATGCTGGACGTGCTCCAGCGGCCGCAGAAGCTGGTCACCGGCATCGGCGGCATGCTGCTGCTGACGGCCTGCTTCGTGATGTGTCTGGACGCCTCGATCCGCGCCTTCGGCCAAGAGGGGACGTCGCTCAGCATCGCCAGCGTCGCCGTCGTCTTCCTCGCCGGCAACGCGCTCGGGTCGGCGGCCCCGACACCGGGCGGTGTGGGCGCCGTGGAGGCCACTTTGACGGTCGGTCTGATCGCCGTGGGGCTCCCCAAGGAGGTCGCCGCCCCGGCCGTCCTGCTGTTCCGTCTACTGACGCTGTGGCTGCCGGTGCTGCCGGGCTGGCTGGCCTTCAACCAGCTGTCCCGGAAGGGCGCGCTGTAA
- a CDS encoding MGMT family protein codes for MSEQSLPRDAHPEYADTLPEYAERVLDVAERIPSGRVMTYGDVAEWLEEGGPRQVGRVMALYGGAVPWWRVVRSDGVLLPGHELRALGHYRAEGTPLKEASRAAENHLPRLDMRRARWDGGDRAEGHT; via the coding sequence ATGAGCGAGCAGAGCCTTCCTCGGGACGCCCACCCGGAGTACGCGGACACGCTGCCGGAGTACGCCGAGCGGGTCCTCGACGTCGCCGAACGCATTCCGTCCGGGCGCGTCATGACGTACGGCGACGTCGCCGAGTGGCTGGAGGAGGGCGGCCCCCGTCAGGTCGGCCGGGTCATGGCCCTGTACGGCGGAGCCGTGCCCTGGTGGCGGGTCGTCCGCTCGGACGGCGTCCTGCTTCCCGGGCACGAACTGCGGGCGCTCGGCCACTACCGCGCCGAGGGCACGCCGCTGAAGGAGGCGAGCAGGGCCGCCGAGAACCATCTGCCGCGCCTCGACATGAGACGGGCGCGCTGGGACGGCGGCGATCGTGCGGAGGGTCACACCTGA
- a CDS encoding UvrD-helicase domain-containing protein — MSSSSSTRRLSHSPVRQGTRGAYRLVRTPPARVDPPLLDAAQRAVVEHGSGPLLVLAGPGTGKTTTLVESVASRIARGGDPARVLVLTFSRKAAVELRDRMALRIGAARAPQATTFHSFCYALVRAHQDSDLFVEPLRLLSGPEQDVAVRELLAGQPDLERLGLAHVRWPDELRACLTTRGFADEVRAVLARSRELGLGPGALDAFARRSGRPDWRAAAAFLAEYLDVLDLQGVLDYAELVHRAVLLARRPEVAERLAAQYDAVFVDEYQDTDPAQVRLLRALAGGGRTLVAFGDPDQSIYAFRGADVNGILDFPYAFPRADGRTAPVEVLRTSRRSGAALLAATRLVTQRMPLTRLPADKVRAHRELAPVREGGRVEVYTYPTSGTELDNIADILRRAHLEDGVPWGEMAVLVRAGSRTIPTVRRALTAAGVPLDIDGDDLALRHEPAVAPLLTALRAVATAEAAEGAVRLEEGDASDEARLVSEEEGRRDSADEPRSVSDEKAQRDSSDEPQSVSGDEPRSVSDEEPQGDLADEPRSVSDEEPQGDSADGPRTVSEEEARQASADEPQPPSAEPPSDTSWLDTETALTLLASPLAGMDAADLRRLGRALRDEERAAGNALPPPSDVLLARALAEPERLAVHDPAYARGAQRLGALLGKARERLANGGSAEEALWDLWEGTPWPGRLERAARRGGAAGRNADRDLDAVCALFATAARAEERTGGRGALNFLEEIDAEDIAADTLTRRAVRPDAVRLMTAHRSKGLEWRLVVVAGVQEGLWPDLRRRGSLLEADRIGRDGLAEPLTPGALLAEERRLFYVAATRARERLVVTAVKAPADDGDQPSRFLTELGVEPRDVTGRPRRPLSVAALVAELRATTVDPRVSDTLREAAARRLARLAALADEDGRPLVPSAHPYRWWGMFEPTESKVPLRDRDQPVVLSGSALDQLANTCALQWFLGREVKADAPATVAQGFGNVVHVLADEVASGHTPADLAVLMERLDSVWNALAFDAPWKSAQEKENARVALERFLKWHVMDRTGRTPVASEHDFDVTLEAGEVEVRIRGQMDRVEADGEGRAYVVDFKTGKQPVSSAEVERHPQLAVYQLAVREGAVDEAFDGVRPEPGGAELVQLRQGAPKRDGGETLPKVQAQEPLEGEWVGDLLATAAGKVLDERFTPNAGQHCSHCAFRASCSAQPEGRQIVE; from the coding sequence GTGAGCTCCTCTTCCTCCACCAGGCGTCTGTCGCACTCCCCGGTGCGACAGGGGACCCGTGGCGCTTACCGACTGGTGCGTACCCCGCCGGCCCGGGTGGATCCCCCTCTTCTGGACGCCGCACAGCGCGCCGTGGTTGAGCACGGAAGCGGCCCTTTGCTCGTTCTTGCAGGTCCGGGCACCGGGAAGACCACCACGCTCGTCGAGTCGGTGGCCTCACGAATCGCCCGCGGAGGGGACCCCGCGCGCGTGCTCGTGCTGACGTTCAGCCGCAAGGCGGCCGTCGAGCTGCGCGACCGCATGGCGCTGCGCATAGGAGCGGCGCGCGCGCCGCAGGCGACCACCTTCCACTCGTTCTGCTACGCCCTGGTCCGCGCCCACCAGGACAGTGACCTGTTCGTGGAGCCGCTGCGGCTGCTGTCGGGGCCCGAGCAGGACGTGGCCGTACGCGAACTGCTGGCCGGCCAGCCCGACCTGGAGCGGCTCGGCCTCGCGCACGTGCGCTGGCCGGACGAACTGCGCGCCTGTCTGACCACCCGCGGTTTCGCCGACGAAGTCCGCGCGGTCCTCGCCCGCAGCCGCGAACTGGGCCTCGGGCCAGGCGCCCTGGACGCCTTCGCCCGCCGCAGCGGCCGCCCCGACTGGCGGGCCGCGGCCGCCTTCCTCGCCGAGTACCTCGACGTCCTCGACCTCCAGGGCGTGCTCGACTACGCCGAACTTGTCCACCGTGCGGTGCTGCTCGCCCGCCGCCCCGAGGTCGCCGAGCGACTCGCCGCCCAGTACGACGCCGTGTTCGTCGACGAGTACCAGGACACCGACCCGGCCCAGGTACGGCTGCTGCGGGCGCTCGCCGGGGGTGGCCGCACCCTCGTCGCCTTCGGCGATCCCGACCAGTCGATCTACGCGTTCCGTGGCGCGGACGTCAACGGCATCCTCGACTTCCCGTACGCCTTCCCGCGCGCGGACGGCCGGACGGCCCCCGTGGAGGTCCTGCGCACCTCCCGCCGCTCCGGAGCCGCCCTGCTGGCCGCGACCCGTCTGGTGACCCAGCGCATGCCGCTGACCCGGCTGCCGGCGGACAAGGTCCGCGCCCACCGCGAGCTCGCCCCGGTCCGGGAGGGGGGACGTGTCGAGGTGTACACCTACCCGACGTCCGGCACCGAACTGGACAACATCGCGGACATCCTGCGCCGGGCGCATCTGGAGGACGGCGTCCCCTGGGGCGAGATGGCGGTCCTGGTGCGCGCGGGATCCCGCACCATCCCGACGGTCCGGCGCGCTCTCACAGCGGCCGGGGTCCCCCTCGACATCGACGGCGACGACCTGGCCCTGCGACACGAACCGGCGGTGGCGCCGCTGCTGACGGCGCTGCGGGCAGTGGCCACGGCGGAGGCGGCGGAGGGAGCCGTACGGCTTGAGGAGGGCGACGCTTCCGACGAGGCGCGGTTGGTGTCCGAGGAGGAGGGGCGGCGGGACTCGGCCGATGAGCCGCGGTCGGTGTCCGACGAGAAGGCGCAGCGGGACTCGTCCGACGAGCCGCAGTCGGTGTCCGGCGATGAGCCGCGGTCGGTGTCGGACGAGGAGCCGCAGGGGGACTTGGCCGATGAGCCGCGGTCGGTGTCGGACGAGGAGCCGCAGGGGGACTCGGCCGACGGTCCGCGGACGGTGTCCGAGGAGGAGGCACGGCAGGCGTCGGCCGACGAACCGCAGCCCCCCTCCGCAGAACCGCCGTCCGACACCTCTTGGCTCGACACCGAGACCGCCCTCACCCTCCTTGCCTCCCCCCTCGCCGGTATGGACGCCGCCGACCTGCGCCGCCTCGGCCGTGCCCTGCGGGACGAGGAGCGGGCCGCGGGCAACGCCCTGCCGCCGCCCTCCGACGTGCTCCTCGCGCGGGCGCTCGCCGAGCCCGAACGCCTGGCCGTGCACGACCCCGCGTACGCGCGCGGAGCCCAGCGGCTCGGCGCGCTGCTCGGCAAGGCCCGCGAGCGCCTCGCGAACGGCGGAAGCGCCGAGGAGGCGTTGTGGGACCTGTGGGAGGGCACACCGTGGCCCGGACGCCTGGAGCGGGCCGCCCGGCGCGGCGGCGCCGCGGGGCGCAACGCGGACCGTGACCTCGACGCCGTGTGCGCGCTGTTCGCGACCGCCGCGCGCGCGGAGGAGCGCACCGGAGGCCGCGGCGCCCTGAACTTCCTGGAGGAGATCGACGCCGAGGACATCGCCGCCGACACCCTGACCCGGCGTGCCGTACGCCCCGACGCCGTCCGCCTGATGACCGCGCACCGCTCCAAGGGACTGGAGTGGCGCCTGGTCGTCGTCGCGGGCGTCCAGGAGGGCCTGTGGCCGGACCTGCGCCGCCGCGGCTCCCTCCTGGAGGCCGACCGCATCGGCCGCGACGGACTTGCCGAACCGCTCACCCCGGGCGCCCTGCTGGCCGAGGAGCGCCGCCTCTTCTACGTGGCCGCCACGCGTGCGCGTGAGCGACTCGTGGTCACGGCGGTGAAGGCACCGGCAGACGACGGCGACCAGCCCTCCCGTTTCCTGACCGAACTCGGCGTCGAACCCAGGGACGTGACGGGCCGCCCCCGCCGCCCGCTGTCCGTCGCCGCCCTGGTCGCCGAACTCCGCGCCACCACCGTCGACCCACGCGTCTCCGACACCCTGAGGGAGGCCGCCGCCCGCCGGCTGGCCCGGCTCGCCGCCCTCGCCGACGAGGACGGCCGCCCGCTCGTCCCCTCCGCCCACCCCTACCGCTGGTGGGGGATGTTCGAGCCGACCGAGTCCAAGGTGCCGCTGCGCGACCGCGACCAGCCCGTCGTCCTCTCCGGCAGCGCCCTCGACCAGCTCGCCAACACCTGCGCCCTCCAGTGGTTCCTGGGCCGCGAGGTGAAGGCCGACGCGCCCGCGACGGTCGCCCAGGGCTTCGGCAACGTCGTGCACGTCCTCGCCGACGAGGTCGCCTCCGGACACACCCCCGCCGACCTCGCCGTCCTCATGGAGCGCCTCGACTCCGTGTGGAACGCGCTCGCCTTCGACGCGCCCTGGAAGTCGGCGCAGGAGAAGGAGAACGCGCGCGTGGCGCTCGAACGCTTCCTGAAGTGGCACGTCATGGACCGCACCGGCCGCACACCGGTGGCCAGCGAGCACGACTTCGACGTCACCCTGGAGGCGGGCGAGGTCGAGGTGCGCATCCGCGGCCAGATGGACCGCGTGGAGGCCGACGGCGAGGGCCGCGCGTATGTCGTCGACTTCAAGACGGGCAAGCAGCCGGTGAGTTCCGCCGAAGTCGAACGCCACCCCCAGCTCGCCGTCTACCAGCTCGCCGTCCGCGAGGGCGCCGTCGACGAGGCCTTCGACGGGGTACGGCCAGAGCCGGGCGGCGCCGAACTCGTCCAGCTGCGCCAGGGTGCCCCCAAGCGGGACGGCGGCGAGACCCTCCCCAAGGTGCAGGCGCAGGAACCGCTGGAAGGGGAGTGGGTCGGAGATCTGCTCGCCACGGCGGCGGGGAAGGTCCTCGACGAACGGTTCACACCGAATGCGGGGCAGCACTGCTCCCATTGCGCCTTCCGGGCCTCGTGCAGCGCTCAACCGGAAGGACGGCAGATCGTGGAGTGA